One Ricinus communis isolate WT05 ecotype wild-type chromosome 7, ASM1957865v1, whole genome shotgun sequence genomic region harbors:
- the LOC8269068 gene encoding uncharacterized protein LOC8269068, which produces MAAASFEEGITDGSCDLADADSCFQLVKPSFDEFNQQCTTTLDVVPILFEEASFPIEDNFGFQNSHGQDLYSISMLSEEDKTDPKCTSQLAFLSFVELPVSPKKQMCLDPKLNCQNFIGLQMETPDAYSPCILDIDIEMENFEKPKSNDETGASTKPEGLLTGVLQRQASIKTRARLMQLLTNPGSSLLKYISKEKSFNERVHDIPNNRWRKYKRAASFDSRKIVLLFSILSSLGTLILIYLTLRVRQTADGYINA; this is translated from the exons ATGGCTGCTGCTTCTTTTGAAGAG GGAATTACTGATGGAAGTTGCGATCTAGCTGATGCAGATTCATGCTTTCAGTTAGTAAAGCCGAGTTTTGACGAGTTTAACCAGCAGTGTACTACTACTCTAG ATGTTGTGCCTATTCTTTTTGAGGAGGCTTCTTTTCCAATTGAAGATAATTTTGGCTTTCAGAATTCACAT GGCCAAGATCTTTATAGTATTTCCATGTTATCTGAGGAAGACAAAACCGACCCAAAATGTACATCGCAGCTGGCCTTTTTAAGCTTTGTTGAACTTCCTGTTTCACCTAAAAAACAGATGTGCTTAGATCCAAAACTGAATTGCCAGAACTTCATTGGTTTGCAAATGGAAACTCCAGATGCTTATTCGCCATGCATTTTGGATATAGATATTGAGatggaaaattttgaaaagccTAAATCCAATGATGAAACCGGTGCAAGTACCAAACCTGAAGGTCTTCTAACT GGGGTACTGCAGAGACAAGCAAGTATAAAAACTCGGGCAAGATTGATGCAACTATTGACAAATCCTGGCTCAAGTTTACTGAAGTATATTTCTAAAG AGAAGTCATTCAATGAGAGGGTTCATGATATTCCAAATAACAGATGGAGAAAATATAAGCGAGCGGCGTCTTTTGACTCACGTAAAATTGTACTTCTATTCTCAATCTT GTCGAGTTTGGGGACACTGATACTGATATATCTGACCCTGAGAGTTAGGCAAACCGCTGATGGTTACATTAATGCCTGA